A section of the Candidatus Omnitrophota bacterium genome encodes:
- a CDS encoding MBL fold metallo-hydrolase: MPEKSNIIVTQMPLGPMENFLYFIGDAKTREVALVDPAWDVPFLIKKAAEQDLKVTSVFLTHGHPDHVNGLDKFLSKHDVPVYISQHEAALFMPKHKNIKHIKPNEKLKTGNIEWLCLHTPGHSSGCQCFLSENILIAGDTLFIDGCGRCDLPGSDPKAMYHSLHEVILKLPEETIVYPGHDYGRFPFAPLKTLKKTNAYLQCKSLEEFLTERMGIGF, from the coding sequence ATGCCTGAAAAATCAAACATTATTGTAACGCAAATGCCGCTGGGCCCGATGGAAAATTTTCTTTACTTTATCGGCGATGCAAAAACCCGAGAAGTCGCCCTGGTTGACCCAGCATGGGATGTTCCCTTTTTGATAAAGAAAGCAGCTGAGCAAGATCTTAAAGTTACATCTGTTTTTCTCACACACGGACATCCTGACCACGTCAACGGACTAGATAAGTTTTTAAGCAAACATGACGTCCCGGTTTATATATCTCAACATGAAGCCGCTCTTTTTATGCCAAAACACAAAAACATCAAGCATATCAAACCCAATGAAAAATTAAAAACCGGAAACATTGAGTGGCTTTGCCTGCATACGCCCGGACACAGTTCGGGGTGCCAATGTTTCTTATCCGAAAATATTTTGATTGCCGGCGATACGCTTTTTATCGACGGATGCGGGCGCTGTGACCTTCCCGGAAGCGACCCAAAGGCCATGTATCATTCCCTCCATGAAGTGATCTTAAAACTTCCCGAAGAAACAATTGTTTACCCCGGACATGATTATGGACGTTTTCCTTTCGCGCCATTAAAAACCTTGAAGAAAACCAATGCTTACCTGCAGTGTAAAAGCCTCGAAGAATTCTTAACGGAAAGAATGGGGATAGGATTTTAA
- the aroC gene encoding chorismate synthase, translating into MPGNSFGQVFRVMTFGESHGPAIGAVVDGVIPLLPLSAADIQVELDRRRPGQSNITTQRKESDTVEILSGVFEGKTTGAPIALLIRNEDAKSKDYEKFKDAFRPGHADFTYDAKFGIRDWRGGGRSSGRETAARVAVGAIAKKILLEKNIKVIAYTLAVGDIYAKKIDLSIIESNAVRCPDAGQAEAMIQKIQEVRKNGDSIGGIVEAVVRGCPPGLGDPVFDKLNAKLAAAVMSIGTIRGVEFGSGFASAKMNGSESNDVFFVQDGQIKTKTNHAGGILGGISTGADIVLRVAVKPPSSISIKQQTVTKAKENVEIQVTGRHDPCICPRVVPVVEAMVAMTLVDCLMLQGIIKR; encoded by the coding sequence ATGCCAGGAAATTCCTTTGGTCAAGTTTTTAGAGTGATGACGTTCGGTGAAAGCCACGGCCCGGCGATCGGCGCTGTGGTGGATGGAGTTATTCCTCTTTTACCGCTTTCGGCAGCTGATATTCAAGTCGAACTTGACCGTCGACGTCCTGGGCAAAGCAATATCACAACTCAGCGTAAGGAAAGTGACACAGTTGAGATCCTTTCTGGGGTTTTTGAAGGAAAAACGACCGGCGCGCCGATCGCTTTATTAATTCGCAATGAAGACGCGAAATCAAAAGATTATGAAAAATTTAAAGATGCTTTTCGCCCCGGCCATGCCGATTTTACCTATGATGCCAAGTTTGGTATTCGTGATTGGCGCGGCGGCGGACGTTCATCAGGAAGAGAAACGGCGGCGCGTGTTGCCGTGGGTGCCATTGCGAAAAAGATCCTTCTGGAAAAAAATATCAAAGTCATTGCTTATACGCTGGCCGTTGGCGATATTTATGCGAAAAAAATTGATCTGAGCATCATTGAATCAAACGCGGTTCGCTGTCCGGATGCGGGGCAAGCCGAAGCCATGATCCAAAAAATACAGGAAGTCCGCAAAAATGGAGATTCTATCGGCGGCATTGTGGAAGCTGTTGTGCGGGGGTGTCCGCCGGGACTCGGCGATCCGGTTTTCGATAAGCTTAACGCGAAACTTGCGGCGGCGGTTATGTCAATTGGAACTATTCGCGGTGTTGAATTCGGTTCGGGATTTGCCAGCGCTAAAATGAATGGTTCCGAATCTAATGATGTTTTCTTTGTTCAAGACGGGCAAATTAAAACCAAAACAAATCATGCCGGAGGGATCTTAGGCGGAATATCTACCGGAGCAGATATTGTTTTGCGTGTCGCGGTTAAGCCTCCGTCATCTATTTCCATAAAGCAGCAAACGGTAACAAAAGCAAAAGAAAATGTTGAAATTCAGGTGACCGGGCGCCATGATCCGTGCATTTGTCCGCGCGTTGTTCCGGTTGTTGAAGCCATGGTCGCCATGACACTGGTCGACTGCCTGATGCTTCAGGGAATAATTAAGCGTTAA
- the ilvD gene encoding dihydroxy-acid dehydratase → MKNDKKTSQNAHRQFSAIVTDGSHRAPNRSMLRAVGFKDDDFKKSQIGVVSTWSMLTPCNMHIDKLALEAVSGIDAAGGKGIIFGTITVSDGISMGTEGMKYSLVSREVIADSVETVAGCEGFDGLVAIGGCDKNMPGCIMAIARLNRPAVFVYGGTILPGCYKGKDVDIVSVFEAVGAHANQKIGDAELTAIESCAIPGPGSCGGMYTANTMASAIEALGMSLPNSSAQAAISPEKNQDCQRAGEAVLNLIKLGIRPKDIMTRKAFENAITVVTALGGSTNAVLHLLAIAHTVGVKLTIDDFAKICKKAPVLADLKPSGKHVVADLVKIGGLTPLLRLLLEAGLLHGDCLTVTGKTLAENLVDVNPYPKGQTVVRPLSDPIKREGHIVILYGNLASEGAVAKISGKEGSVFSGSAKVFNSEEEALEKILDNTVKKGDVIVIRYEGPKGGPGMREMLAPTSAVMGKGLGKDVALITDGRFSGGSHGFVVGHITPEAYVGGLLAIVKDGDKITIDAEKRQINLAVPAAEIKKRFKEWKQPKPRYTRGVLSKYVKLVNSASLGAVTDAFKNGE, encoded by the coding sequence ATGAAGAACGATAAGAAAACAAGTCAAAACGCGCATCGCCAATTTTCCGCGATCGTAACTGACGGAAGCCATCGAGCGCCGAACCGTTCTATGCTTCGCGCGGTTGGATTTAAAGATGATGATTTTAAAAAATCCCAGATCGGCGTTGTTTCAACCTGGAGTATGTTAACGCCGTGCAATATGCATATTGACAAATTAGCGCTCGAAGCGGTTAGCGGTATCGATGCGGCAGGCGGTAAAGGAATTATTTTCGGAACGATCACCGTTTCCGACGGTATTTCGATGGGAACAGAAGGAATGAAATATTCTTTAGTTTCCCGGGAAGTTATTGCGGATTCGGTGGAAACGGTCGCGGGATGCGAAGGCTTTGACGGCCTGGTAGCCATCGGCGGCTGCGATAAGAATATGCCGGGATGCATCATGGCGATTGCGCGGCTCAATCGTCCGGCTGTCTTTGTTTATGGCGGAACGATCCTTCCTGGCTGCTACAAAGGAAAAGATGTTGATATTGTTTCTGTTTTTGAAGCAGTGGGCGCGCATGCCAATCAGAAAATTGGCGATGCGGAATTAACGGCGATCGAATCCTGCGCAATCCCTGGGCCCGGTTCTTGCGGTGGAATGTATACGGCTAATACCATGGCGAGCGCCATTGAAGCGCTGGGCATGAGCCTTCCCAATAGTTCCGCGCAAGCTGCTATTTCTCCGGAAAAAAATCAGGATTGCCAAAGAGCTGGTGAAGCGGTTTTAAATTTGATCAAACTTGGTATTCGTCCGAAAGACATTATGACGCGTAAAGCTTTTGAAAATGCGATCACCGTTGTAACAGCTTTAGGCGGGTCAACCAATGCGGTTTTGCATCTTTTAGCCATTGCGCATACGGTTGGCGTTAAATTAACTATTGATGATTTTGCGAAGATCTGTAAAAAAGCTCCTGTCTTGGCGGATCTAAAACCAAGCGGTAAGCACGTCGTCGCGGATTTAGTGAAGATTGGCGGTTTAACGCCGCTTCTTCGTTTATTGCTTGAGGCCGGTCTTCTTCATGGGGATTGCCTGACCGTAACAGGAAAAACACTCGCTGAGAATTTAGTTGATGTGAACCCGTATCCCAAAGGACAAACCGTTGTCCGTCCTTTAAGTGATCCTATAAAACGCGAAGGACACATTGTTATTTTATACGGTAATTTAGCGTCCGAAGGCGCTGTCGCGAAGATTTCCGGAAAAGAAGGAAGTGTTTTTTCCGGCTCGGCCAAAGTTTTTAATTCAGAAGAAGAAGCCTTAGAAAAAATTCTGGACAATACGGTTAAAAAAGGCGATGTGATCGTTATTCGCTACGAAGGCCCAAAAGGCGGGCCCGGCATGCGGGAGATGCTGGCGCCGACTTCGGCGGTTATGGGAAAAGGCTTAGGAAAAGATGTCGCGCTTATTACCGACGGACGGTTTTCCGGCGGAAGCCATGGATTTGTAGTTGGACATATTACCCCTGAAGCTTACGTTGGCGGATTGTTAGCTATCGTAAAAGACGGCGATAAGATCACGATTGATGCCGAAAAACGCCAGATCAATTTGGCCGTTCCTGCCGCGGAAATAAAGAAGCGATTCAAGGAATGGAAGCAACCAAAGCCTCGCTATACACGCGGCGTTTTAAGTAAATACGTAAAACTTGTCAATTCAGCTTCTTTAGGCGCGGTAACAGACGCTTTTAAAAACGGAGAATAA
- a CDS encoding thioredoxin family protein produces the protein MALLESVHIPLGTKMPEFTIKDPNGKSFKGAELYGKRGLLIAFTCNHCPYALAVWPRLIRLARYAQKAGINAVAVNPNINPDYPEDAPAKMIDKIKEWGIDFPYLVDETQKVADAFKAQCTPDIYLFNGEYQLVYHGRIDDNWQDETKVTREELKEAINCLASGKPMVTDQKPSMGCSIKWRQK, from the coding sequence ATGGCTTTACTTGAATCTGTCCACATCCCCTTAGGCACAAAAATGCCGGAATTTACCATTAAAGACCCCAACGGAAAAAGTTTTAAAGGCGCCGAGCTTTACGGAAAACGAGGATTGCTGATTGCTTTTACCTGTAATCATTGTCCTTATGCCTTGGCGGTTTGGCCGCGGCTTATCCGTCTGGCGCGCTATGCCCAGAAAGCCGGGATCAACGCGGTGGCTGTTAATCCAAACATAAATCCCGATTATCCCGAAGATGCCCCCGCTAAAATGATCGACAAGATCAAAGAGTGGGGCATTGATTTTCCGTATTTAGTCGACGAGACGCAAAAAGTTGCCGATGCGTTCAAAGCCCAGTGCACGCCGGATATTTACCTTTTTAACGGTGAGTATCAATTGGTCTATCACGGACGCATTGACGATAATTGGCAAGACGAAACAAAAGTGACACGTGAAGAGCTTAAAGAAGCGATCAATTGTTTAGCGAGCGGAAAACCAATGGTAACGGATCAAAAACCATCCATGGGCTGCTCGATCAAATGGAGACAAAAATAA
- the leuC gene encoding 3-isopropylmalate dehydratase large subunit encodes MPKTMYQKIWDDHLVYENPQTTSIIYVDKHLVHEVTSPQAFEGLRSSKRKIHSPEKTVATMDHNVPTRTKDLSLAEETSRIQISTLERNCKEFDVKLFDFADPDQGIVHIIGPEMGMTQPGMIIVCGDSHTSTHGAFGALAFGIGTSEVEHVLATQTLQQNKAQSMLISIDGTLPFGATAKDIILYIIGQIGTAGATGYVVEYGGSAIRALSMEGRMTICNMSIEAGARAGMVAPDETTFAYLKDRDFSPKGADWEKAVAFWKTLPSDPNAKFDRVIKIKAEDILPQVTWGTSPGQVTSIEGKVPDPSSFSNPVDQQGASDALKYMDLKPGTPMQQIPIDKVFIGSCTNARIEDLRLAAKMAKGKKISSKVKAIVVPGSGRVRRQAEKEGLDKIFIEAGFEWRFAGCSMCLGMNDDRLNPGERCASTSNRNFEGRQGRGGRTHLMSPEMAVVAAMEGRIADVRKYLK; translated from the coding sequence ATGCCAAAAACAATGTATCAAAAAATTTGGGATGATCATTTGGTCTACGAAAATCCGCAGACCACGTCGATCATTTATGTTGATAAGCACTTGGTCCATGAAGTGACTTCTCCTCAGGCTTTTGAAGGATTACGATCATCGAAGCGAAAGATCCATTCTCCCGAAAAGACCGTTGCGACCATGGACCACAATGTTCCGACGAGAACAAAAGATCTGTCTTTAGCCGAAGAAACTTCACGCATTCAAATTAGCACCTTAGAGCGCAACTGTAAGGAATTTGACGTCAAATTATTTGATTTCGCCGATCCCGATCAGGGCATTGTGCACATTATCGGCCCGGAAATGGGAATGACGCAGCCCGGCATGATCATTGTTTGCGGTGACTCTCATACGTCCACGCACGGCGCTTTTGGCGCCTTGGCGTTTGGCATTGGAACGTCAGAAGTTGAACATGTTTTAGCGACGCAAACCTTACAACAAAATAAAGCACAATCCATGTTGATCAGTATCGACGGAACATTGCCGTTTGGTGCCACCGCCAAAGATATCATTTTGTATATTATCGGGCAGATCGGCACCGCCGGTGCGACGGGCTATGTTGTTGAGTACGGCGGAAGCGCGATTCGTGCTTTGAGCATGGAAGGCCGCATGACGATCTGCAATATGAGCATTGAAGCAGGTGCGCGCGCGGGGATGGTCGCTCCCGATGAAACAACATTTGCTTATTTAAAGGACCGTGATTTTTCTCCCAAGGGAGCGGATTGGGAAAAGGCAGTCGCGTTCTGGAAAACACTTCCCAGCGATCCCAATGCTAAGTTTGACCGCGTGATCAAAATCAAAGCCGAAGATATTTTACCGCAAGTTACTTGGGGAACAAGCCCGGGACAAGTGACGTCGATCGAGGGAAAAGTTCCTGATCCAAGTTCTTTTTCAAATCCGGTTGATCAACAAGGAGCCAGCGACGCGTTGAAGTATATGGATTTAAAACCGGGAACGCCGATGCAACAAATTCCCATTGATAAAGTGTTTATCGGTTCTTGTACCAATGCGCGTATTGAAGACTTACGCCTGGCCGCGAAAATGGCAAAGGGTAAGAAAATTTCCTCAAAGGTAAAAGCGATCGTCGTTCCGGGTTCCGGACGGGTGCGCCGTCAGGCGGAAAAAGAAGGTTTGGATAAAATTTTCATTGAAGCCGGCTTTGAATGGCGATTTGCCGGATGCTCCATGTGTTTAGGGATGAACGATGACCGTTTAAATCCGGGGGAGCGATGTGCTTCAACAAGTAATCGTAATTTTGAAGGCCGTCAAGGGCGCGGCGGGCGTACGCATTTGATGAGCCCGGAAATGGCTGTTGTCGCGGCCATGGAAGGACGCATTGCCGACGTCAGAAAGTATTTAAAATAA
- the leuD gene encoding 3-isopropylmalate dehydratase small subunit translates to MKPFETHTGIIAPLDRVNVDTDAIIPKQFLRKVDKIGFGKHLFHEWRYTDIDGKVENPEFILNKGVFRKATVLLARANFGCGSSREHAPWALEDFGFRVIVAPSFAEIFYNNCFKNGILPVILTAKEVDELFVQVLASPGVELKADLVAQKINGPKNQTYSFSINSFAKECLLKGLDSIGWTQQFNDKIAAYEKTKSAEKPWLFARK, encoded by the coding sequence ATGAAGCCATTCGAAACTCATACAGGAATTATTGCGCCGCTCGACCGTGTTAATGTTGATACCGACGCCATTATCCCAAAGCAATTCTTGCGCAAAGTGGATAAGATCGGCTTTGGAAAACATCTTTTTCACGAATGGCGCTATACGGATATTGACGGGAAAGTAGAAAACCCCGAATTCATTCTGAATAAAGGCGTTTTTCGTAAAGCGACAGTTTTGCTGGCGCGCGCCAATTTCGGCTGCGGTTCTAGCCGGGAACATGCGCCGTGGGCTTTGGAAGATTTTGGTTTTCGCGTTATTGTCGCGCCGAGCTTTGCGGAGATCTTCTATAATAATTGTTTTAAAAACGGTATCTTGCCCGTTATTTTAACGGCCAAGGAAGTTGATGAATTATTTGTACAAGTTTTAGCAAGTCCGGGTGTAGAATTAAAAGCAGATTTGGTCGCGCAGAAAATAAATGGGCCTAAAAACCAAACATATTCGTTTTCTATTAATTCATTCGCTAAGGAATGTTTATTGAAAGGGTTAGACAGCATCGGTTGGACGCAGCAATTTAACGATAAGATCGCCGCTTACGAAAAAACCAAATCGGCCGAAAAGCCCTGGTTGTTTGCCCGCAAGTAA
- a CDS encoding SDR family NAD(P)-dependent oxidoreductase, translating to MNPSENKKVILITGCSSGFGLLTAARLSGLGHHVFATMRNLQKKDALLAEVKKRGGTVNLLELDVNNVKTIEIVVQKIEKEFGRIDVLVNNAGFGVGGFFEDLSETDIRQQMDTNFFGVQSVTRAVIPLMRKNHSGKIINLSSIAGLYALPAFSAYNASKWAVEGFSESLLYELKPFGISVCLIEPGTYRTTIFFENRRCAKDFDNPKSPYYGSSQALKKRVDQFVANDKKDPEDIAILIEKLINSPRPPFRNIPDRRSKILYFLRRFLPFGLFSFILYTLLFFGTSKKASGQTS from the coding sequence ATGAATCCATCAGAAAATAAAAAAGTTATTCTCATTACCGGATGCTCCAGTGGTTTTGGGCTTCTAACCGCGGCGCGCTTGTCTGGCTTAGGCCACCATGTTTTTGCCACGATGCGAAATCTCCAAAAGAAAGACGCCTTGCTCGCCGAAGTAAAGAAACGCGGCGGCACGGTCAATCTTTTGGAACTCGATGTTAATAATGTGAAAACTATTGAAATTGTCGTTCAGAAAATCGAAAAAGAATTCGGGCGAATTGATGTCTTGGTCAATAATGCTGGTTTTGGCGTCGGGGGTTTTTTTGAGGACTTAAGTGAAACAGATATCCGTCAGCAAATGGATACGAATTTTTTCGGCGTACAAAGCGTAACTCGGGCGGTCATTCCGCTGATGAGAAAGAATCACTCTGGAAAGATCATTAATCTCTCTAGCATTGCCGGGCTTTATGCCTTACCGGCGTTTAGTGCTTACAATGCTAGCAAATGGGCGGTGGAAGGATTCTCGGAAAGTTTGTTGTACGAATTAAAACCGTTTGGCATTTCAGTTTGCTTGATCGAGCCGGGAACTTACCGGACAACCATTTTCTTTGAAAATAGGCGTTGCGCGAAGGATTTTGATAATCCCAAAAGCCCATATTATGGATCATCTCAAGCATTAAAGAAACGTGTTGATCAATTTGTGGCTAACGACAAGAAAGATCCTGAAGATATTGCGATCTTAATTGAGAAGCTCATCAACTCGCCGCGTCCGCCGTTTCGAAACATCCCGGATCGCCGCAGTAAGATTTTGTATTTTCTGCGCCGATTCCTGCCTTTTGGCCTTTTTAGTTTTATATTGTATACGTTATTATTTTTTGGAACTTCAAAGAAGGCAAGCGGTCAAACGAGTTAA
- the acnA gene encoding aconitate hydratase AcnA: protein MSKKFDPKSVLKSIKTKAGKAFYFSLIELEKSGFKNVSRLPFSIRVLLESAVRNFDNYQITINDINRLANWQEHFSNPQEVAFKPGRVILQDFTGVPCVVDLAAMRSALKRLGGDFRKINPQVSCDLVIDHSVQVDAFGAKDSFSLNVEKEFERNQERYEFLKWGQNAFKNFRVVPPATGIVHQVNLEYLAQGVLKKKSSQGTILYPDSLVGTDSHTTMINGLGIVGWGVGGIEAEAVMLGEPIYMLLPGVLGVRLTGKLKDGITATDLVLTVTQLLRKKGVVGKFVEFFGDGLKALSLPDRATISNMAPEYGATMGYFPVDDQALRYYRITGRAKTDVDLVERYMKEQEMFYTPGSNDPHFPDVLELDLATIEPSLAGPKRPQDRVVVQEMKNVFKKSLTAPVAERGYGLLPEQLSKKISMSDGQNETLSHGSVVIAAITSCTNTSNPSVMIGAALLAKKAFERGLVMPKFVKTSFAPGSRVVIEYLKNSGLMMYLEKFGFHLVGYGCTTCIGNSGPLPENISKVIKEGNLVAASVLSGNRNFEGRINPSTKANYLASPPLVVAYALAGRVDIDLTKEPIGKDKKGKDVFLKDIWPAQAEIDLVVSKVITAKMFSARYKDVFKGNRDWNKIKTVKSDLYSWREKSTYIQEPPFFIDLKQDVDPVGDIKAARVLVMVGDSITTDHISPAGAIAKGSPAGVYLESLGVEPIDFNSYGSRRGNDRVMTRGTFANIRLRNLLVPDSEGPWTNYFPKNSKMTIFDASLAYNKDKTPLLVLAGKEYGTGSSRDWAAKGAALLGVRVVLAESYERIHRSNLVGMGVLPLEYKVGDSRQTLGLDGTEVFDFCGIDDQLKPRQEILVRARGTNGAIKEFKAIARLDTPVDVDYYRNGGILPTVLRKLAK from the coding sequence ATGAGTAAAAAATTTGACCCAAAAAGTGTTTTAAAATCGATCAAAACTAAAGCGGGAAAGGCTTTTTATTTTTCTCTTATAGAATTGGAAAAATCCGGCTTTAAGAATGTTTCGCGCCTTCCATTTTCTATCCGCGTGCTTTTAGAAAGCGCCGTTCGTAATTTCGACAACTACCAAATTACCATCAACGATATCAATCGCCTGGCGAATTGGCAAGAACATTTTTCAAATCCTCAGGAAGTCGCTTTTAAACCGGGCCGTGTTATTTTGCAGGATTTTACCGGCGTGCCGTGCGTGGTTGATCTTGCGGCGATGCGTTCGGCTTTAAAACGCCTTGGCGGAGATTTTCGTAAAATAAATCCGCAAGTTTCCTGTGATCTGGTCATTGATCATTCTGTGCAAGTGGATGCCTTTGGCGCCAAAGATTCCTTTTCGTTAAATGTCGAAAAAGAATTTGAGCGCAATCAGGAACGGTATGAATTTTTAAAATGGGGGCAAAATGCGTTTAAGAATTTCCGCGTTGTTCCTCCGGCGACCGGCATTGTGCATCAAGTCAATTTAGAATATTTAGCCCAGGGGGTTCTCAAGAAAAAATCGTCGCAAGGAACAATCCTTTATCCGGACAGCCTCGTCGGAACAGATAGCCATACGACCATGATCAATGGGCTTGGGATCGTCGGCTGGGGCGTAGGCGGCATTGAAGCCGAAGCGGTTATGTTGGGTGAGCCGATCTATATGCTTCTTCCGGGCGTTCTTGGTGTTCGACTGACCGGAAAACTTAAAGACGGAATTACCGCGACCGATCTGGTTTTGACAGTGACGCAGCTTTTGCGAAAAAAAGGTGTTGTCGGAAAGTTTGTTGAGTTTTTCGGAGACGGACTTAAAGCATTAAGCTTGCCGGACCGGGCCACCATTAGCAATATGGCGCCGGAATATGGTGCGACGATGGGCTATTTTCCGGTTGATGACCAGGCATTGCGTTACTATCGAATAACCGGACGAGCCAAGACAGATGTTGATCTTGTTGAGCGTTACATGAAAGAGCAAGAAATGTTTTATACGCCCGGATCTAATGACCCGCACTTTCCGGACGTTTTAGAATTAGATCTTGCCACGATCGAGCCGAGTTTAGCCGGCCCCAAGCGGCCGCAAGACCGTGTTGTTGTCCAGGAGATGAAAAATGTTTTCAAGAAATCTTTAACCGCGCCTGTTGCCGAGCGTGGATACGGGCTTTTACCCGAGCAGCTTTCTAAAAAGATTTCTATGTCTGATGGGCAAAATGAAACACTTTCACACGGATCGGTCGTGATCGCGGCTATTACGAGCTGCACCAATACATCAAATCCTTCTGTGATGATCGGAGCCGCTTTGTTGGCTAAAAAAGCTTTTGAGCGCGGCTTGGTAATGCCTAAATTTGTTAAAACAAGTTTTGCGCCGGGCTCGCGCGTGGTTATCGAGTATTTGAAGAATTCCGGCTTGATGATGTATTTAGAAAAATTTGGTTTTCATTTAGTAGGCTATGGATGCACGACGTGCATTGGCAATAGCGGCCCATTGCCGGAAAATATTTCCAAAGTGATCAAAGAGGGAAATTTGGTCGCGGCCAGTGTTTTGAGTGGAAACCGTAATTTTGAAGGCCGTATTAATCCGTCAACAAAAGCAAATTATTTAGCAAGCCCGCCCTTGGTGGTCGCCTATGCTTTAGCCGGGCGCGTTGATATTGATCTGACGAAAGAACCAATCGGCAAAGATAAAAAGGGAAAAGATGTTTTCTTAAAAGATATTTGGCCGGCGCAAGCAGAAATTGATTTGGTTGTATCAAAAGTTATTACGGCAAAAATGTTTAGCGCGCGTTACAAGGATGTTTTTAAGGGAAACCGTGATTGGAATAAGATCAAGACGGTTAAATCCGATCTCTATTCCTGGCGGGAGAAAAGTACTTATATCCAGGAGCCTCCGTTTTTTATTGATCTAAAGCAAGACGTTGATCCGGTTGGTGACATCAAAGCGGCTCGTGTTTTGGTGATGGTTGGTGATTCGATCACAACCGATCATATTTCTCCGGCGGGAGCTATTGCAAAGGGAAGCCCGGCTGGCGTTTATTTGGAAAGCCTGGGCGTTGAGCCTATCGATTTTAACAGCTATGGGTCACGACGGGGAAATGACCGGGTGATGACCAGAGGAACCTTTGCTAATATTCGTTTGCGGAATTTATTAGTTCCTGACTCAGAAGGCCCATGGACAAATTATTTTCCAAAGAATAGCAAGATGACGATCTTTGATGCGTCTTTAGCTTATAATAAAGACAAAACACCACTACTGGTTTTGGCCGGAAAAGAATATGGGACCGGTTCCAGCCGCGATTGGGCGGCAAAAGGAGCGGCCTTGCTCGGTGTTCGTGTCGTTCTTGCAGAAAGTTACGAACGCATTCATCGCAGTAATTTGGTTGGCATGGGTGTTTTGCCTCTAGAATACAAAGTAGGTGATTCTCGTCAAACACTTGGGCTGGATGGCACGGAAGTTTTTGATTTTTGCGGCATTGATGATCAATTAAAGCCTCGGCAGGAAATTTTAGTTCGCGCGCGCGGCACAAATGGTGCGATCAAGGAATTTAAGGCCATTGCCCGCCTTGATACGCCCGTCGACGTTGACTATTATCGAAACGGTGGTATACTTCCAACAGTTTTGCGAAAACTTGCAAAATAA